The nucleotide sequence GTCGCCAACGGTACCGGCTCGGCCTCGACCCCGGCGAGCTCCATCAGGTTGTCGCGGGTAAACTCGCTCTTCGTGTCGCGCAAAGACAGCAGACGCCCGTCCCGGGTGACGATGCCGACCTGCCGGCCGTCGCCCGAGACCAATACGTCGGGGGCCGGTGTGAGCAGCATCGACAGCGTCGCCGCGCCCGCCGCCGCAAGGCCCCACAGCCGTTCCTTGCCGCGCCACAGCGCGAGCCACAGTCCGCCGAGAACGAACAGCGCGAAGGTGCCCCAGCCCATCTGCGGCATCAGCGTGACCGCGCCCGGCTGGCTTGCGGCGAGGTGCGCGATCCACAGCAGGAGGTCGAGCGATTGGCCCGCAAGCCACCAGACCGGCAGTCCAAGCCCCACGAGATCGAGCAGGAGGGCGAGCGCGATCAGCGGCATCGAGACGAACGTGACCAGCGGGATCGCCAGCACGTTGGCGAAGGCGCCGTAGACCCCTGCGCGGTGAAAGTGGAACAACACGATAGGCATCAGCGCCAATTCGATCACCACGCCGGTGAGAAGCAGCCCAAGCGCGCCGCGCAGTATTCGCATCGCAAGCCTCTCCTCGCGCGCGCCAAGCGAGGCCCGCACCGGGCCGGCATTGTGCAGCGCGACGATTGCGACGACCGCGGCAAAGCTCATCTGGAAACTCGGTCCGGCGAGCGATTCCGGCCACAGCAGCAGGACGAACACCGCGGCCACTGCGACCATCCGCAAACTCAAGGGCTCGCGCCCCAGCGCCAGCGCGCCGAGAACCAGAACCGCGCCGACGCAGCTGCGCACGGTCGGCACCTCCGCTCCGGTGAGCAGGGTGTAACCGATCCCGGCAAGCGCCCCGACGCCCGCCGCGACGACCGGCAGTCGCACCCGCAGCGCCAGCCACGGCCAGGCGGCCAGCACGGTCATCGCAAGGAAATAGGCCGCAGCTATGACCGCGCTGACGTGGAGGCCGCTGATCGACAGCAGGTGGGTCAGTCCGGCATCGCGCATGGCGTCTTCGTCGGCCGTAGTGATGGCGCCGCGGTCGCCGCTGGCGAAGGCCGCGGCGATGGCCCCTGCCGAACCGCCCAAACGCGATCGGACATGTGCTGCGAGGCGCCGCTGCAACGGCGCGAGCCACGCCTCGCTGGCCGGCGGCGCGACCAGTTCGACCGGCCCTTGCACGCTGCCCGTTGCGGCATAGCCGGCGAACCAGGCGGCGCGAGCGAAGTCGTAGCCGCCGG is from Croceibacterium aestuarii and encodes:
- a CDS encoding ComEC/Rec2 family competence protein, whose product is MATREAPLVPLGQEPGDAALQQTPWRMRARLSSFLDGADAFLARAAFDRGPWLAVALAGGIAAWFALPASAWWIGTIAAGMLAALGAVALWRGQERRVHLLTAVASTGALLAAGTALIWARSAAVGAEPFARPVSAVVEGRVLERIEQPAEDRTRLVLAARDRAGEAVKIRVNVPLDADREDFREGAVIRFKARLMPPASPMLPGGYDFARAAWFAGYAATGSVQGPVELVAPPASEAWLAPLQRRLAAHVRSRLGGSAGAIAAAFASGDRGAITTADEDAMRDAGLTHLLSISGLHVSAVIAAAYFLAMTVLAAWPWLALRVRLPVVAAGVGALAGIGYTLLTGAEVPTVRSCVGAVLVLGALALGREPLSLRMVAVAAVFVLLLWPESLAGPSFQMSFAAVVAIVALHNAGPVRASLGAREERLAMRILRGALGLLLTGVVIELALMPIVLFHFHRAGVYGAFANVLAIPLVTFVSMPLIALALLLDLVGLGLPVWWLAGQSLDLLLWIAHLAASQPGAVTLMPQMGWGTFALFVLGGLWLALWRGKERLWGLAAAGAATLSMLLTPAPDVLVSGDGRQVGIVTRDGRLLSLRDTKSEFTRDNLMELAGVEAEPVPLATWRGAECSRDFCTLTIERAGRSWRLLMARSRNMIEERALAAACERADIVVADRYLPRSCRPRALLADARTLGETGGVALVLGESGVDVTTVAASQGEHGWWHPRK